The genomic region GTGTGTGGGATATCAAATACAGCACCACAAATGGTAAAACACAGGGGAGAAGGCTGCTTCTCCATTAGCTGTGAGCTGGTTACTCTGCTGCCCTTCAGTGGATGAGGATTACACTACCAAAAGGATGTGTAAGGTGGCCAGGATGGTCAACCCCAGGTGCCTGAATCAGTGAGAAATGTGAGCAACAAACACTGATGAAATTATCTGTGGTTTGCATGTATGGGGCATGCAACCTGGACATTATTTGTGTATTAATATCTCCACGTATTCGATATATGAAAGCTCACTTTAttcaaatatgttttttctgttctggcAACAAGACACCAATAACAATATGGTAAAGCCTTTATCTCTGTATGGCTTGGACtgtacaaaacaaaacttgCAGTGTGGAAAATGATCTATAGTTTGTTGGTCTGTGTCAATGTGTCCTTGTTGCCTACTCGTGTATTTACtgcagaaggaagcagagaaatggGTCAGGCTTCAGCTGCTGAGACTGCTGAGCATGGGCAGGCTGAACCCTGAGCTCCTTCAGAAACCCACATCTCAGTAACATGCAGTTAGGTGTGTGGTTTTGTGGTGTGTCAAGGATGATGGGACGTGCTGCCATGGGGTGGCAGAACCAGCCCAGTGGGGACCATGGTGTACAGGACCTGGCATGGTGCTCAGCTCAGGTGTGTGCCACCAGGGGTGCTCAGCAGTTCTGCTGCCCCCCCGGAAGGGCTTTGGGGTGTCCTCTTAGGGGATGCTGTCACCACAGCCCTTATTAATGGgcttctgcagaacaaaaatcaaacatgtTGCTGGAAGATCAGTGACAGCAAGCAGCAAGTTTTGACAAAACATTGAAGTTTAAATCCGtccataattttattttttttttccccaagcagcTCTATTAAGTCAagatttcttattttgttttgggtttgaaACTTTGTTTATactgaaaagaaacccaaatttTGTAGGAGATAGTGAGCAGGGCATTCCATAAAGGGAGCACCTGAGACCCTTCCTGTAGCATGCAGGGTATAATGTGCAAATGTCTAATTCTGTGTCTGTAGTGAGGTGTAAGCCACGGTATGGATGAGCACGCAGGGTGTGGGGATAGCTGTGCATGGggcactgctgcagccccacaggAATGCATGCAACAGCCCTGAGAGAGAGAAGTCTGTTGCACAGCCATCagcaggagataaaaaaaataagctagAGTTATCACCACCCCTTTCATGGCGTTTCTTTATAGCTAACACACCATTTCCTGTACAGTTACACACATCATTGCATAGTGCCATGAACTTAACTCTTATCAGCACCCCGGTGGGAAAGCCCGGGTTATTTACAATAGGGCTCTTTTCAGTGTTGCAAGCCTCTTTTCAgttaaaacaaacagcaaatgaaatattaaatagataagtaggaaaagagaaattaattgaaTTTTCCAGCACTGAGGTGTGGTAGACAGAGGAAACTTAACTGAATTATATTTCCTTCATTCGTGTTTATTAGGTACATAaaacttgttttgaaaaaagGGGTAATTCTGAACATTTTATGTGCAGTAAAGCAGCAAtcctaaaaagcaaaacaaaacaaaaaacaaaacaaaataataataataatttaaaaaaaaccaaaaaccaacaaacccagcACATACTTTGGCTtgatttttattaatgaataaATATAAGATAGCTGTTGCTGTTAGTATGCCAACATGGACAGTCTACTTCAGTTAAAGTCATCTTTATGTTGACTTAAGGTTTTGTACCACATATTCTGTCTCCATAGTATCAAAAAGGAGCCCAGGAACTATGAAACACCTCTTTGGACAACCTCAAACTGTATCTTGATCCCAGACCTTCAAACATTTCCTCTTTTGAGGCTTGGAGATTTGGATCCTTTTCACTCTGTCTGCTTACTGACCTTGATAATAGGTGTTCAGTGTAAAACACGTTTACCAGCTCTGGGATTGCCCCTTGGGTGAAACTGGAAATTGCTTTACAGggtgcagtgctgtgctctgACTCCACTCGTGCCTGGCAGCCACCTACTGCCATGCTGCAGGTCATGGGCAGGACTGTGAAATACTTTTAAgtgtatacatatatttatttatttgtttgtttatttatttattttagggCCACTGGTAGTACAGAAAGACATGCTTCCACCTAGGAAAGGTTAGAGGGTAAAACCTCACCCCAACTCTATAAACTTGGGCTGTACCTcacctttctctccttctccttccttccagaGGCAGTGTGGGACCACCAGTAGTGACAGTAGCACTTTCAGTGCTGTATTTGTAGATCTCAGAGACATATAAGATTTGGTgtggaaaacagtattttactatgcattaaaaaaaaaaaacaaaaaacaaccaaccccaGAGGCATTTCTTCAAGGTGCCTGATGGTGATAGATGAGCTCCTTTTGCCCTCATCTAGATatttcctctgcctccagccctgTCACCTTTCAAAGCAGTGATGGGGGGATTTTATGATGTTTTATACTTTCATCTTCAGTAGTGATCTGTCTCTCTCCATGGATCCGTACAGAACGCTAGTCCCTCAAGTCTCTTATgcagcataatttttttcttaatttttctatttctcaATGTTAAATGGGCTTGCCAGGGGAACAGGGGGTCATTTCCTGTCCCTGCCAGGTCATTAATTCCCTGCAAAAACACCACGATCTCACGCTTctcaagcaaacagaaatgtgGGGAAGAGCCAGTGCCATGTGCAAaatgctgggctgggctgcagcagctggagaagcagagatgCTGGTGTACATTGCAGAGACAACAGGGTTTTAAAATGGtcattttaaaagcagggagggagagattatgtaagagcagcagaaaatagcttttttattcttgaatgtctattttttttttccatcttgaaTCTGCTGAGCAGTCTCCtcattgtgtttatttttagaaaccattgcttttctttttttttttttcttttcttaaaataagactcatctgatttttttttagtaccaATACTTGTCACTTTCTGAATAAAGGATTTGGGGTTTGCTCTTGTTTTTTGGTGCTTGGACATCTCTGCCTGCCTGTAATCTGTCTCAGCTGAGGCTGcaagaggaaacaaacaaaaaaaaccctcaacccTGTGTCAGTGTTTTCTGCAGAAGATTTCATGAGATGAGAGAAACCCAAATTGTCCTCCTTGAGCCAGtagcaggagggggaaaaaaatgactcatctgtttacttttttaaatcctttttaagAATGCAAACACGCATGATAAATTATTAGCATTTTACCCACCCAGCCTCCACTATTAATTCCCGACATTTCTGTAGTCTTGCACTCTGTGGCATCTCACTGCCAAGTCCAAGGATTTACAGGTCTCAGGAGAGACTTGGGAGATTTCCCGCTTCCCTGCATGGGCCATTTTTTACCCTCTGTTCACAGGGTTTGCTTCCGCCCCCCTtatcccccccacccctctgccttttccttgtccTCTCTTAGTTTGCAGGGTTGTCGTTCCTACAAACATCTGTGAGAGCAAATAATTCCTTTCAGTGCCAGAGCTCTTCATGTGCTCTCAGACACAGGATGGGACTCCTCACCCATCCAATTTTggagcagcactgctctgtCATCCCAGCACCAGCgtgcccctgggctgcagggcaggtcctcactcccaccagcccagccagcCGGGCAGCCGCTGTGGCACACGTTTTTTCCGTCAGGATTCAGCTGCATGCAggtgaaaaatgtaaatttggGGTGCTCCGGTGCTTTCCCATGGTAACAGGGTTAAACCAGACAAGTTTCCATGGTGATTATTACTACAGCAGGATGCAGTGCACACTTGGGAAGAGGCAcaggcagcaccaggcagagctgccagagcccagccaaagtctgccagcagcagctcacagagTGGAAATTATTTATCCATCTGAATAAATGGATGCACAGCACTGTTAgtttgctgctttcattttcaggGGAAGGACATGTTGATCTTTTTAGGAAATAGGCTGCAAATTTCACCACAGTCACAAAAGGAAACCATCTCTGCCCTTTTCTAATGGTGATTTTCTTGGTTAATATAAAGGGCTctgctgtgaaaataaatttgaagttgctttaatttttttgttttttatgtatCGTGGCTCAGTGACTCAGGTGCCTGGTTCAAATGGCCATCTCTATCTAGCACTGGTGGAGCCAATGTTGGAATTTCCTTTGGCTTTGCTCCTTGGCCCAGAGACAGCAGATTCAGAGGTGCTGTACACAGTGCGTGGCTCTCACCCTGCTCACCTTTAGTAAATCCTGATGGGACAAAAGAAAGACAAGTATTTTAGGAGGAGAAGCTTTTGCCCATGGCAGAACATTTCTCAGCCCcaatatttttagaaatgtttggTCTTGGGGCTTCTGTTGAGTTAAAACAGcacactgctgctcagctctgctgtgcacTGTCGTTAGGTGAAGCTTTGTTTAAAAACGTGAAATGGACGGCCCAAGTGCTGGTTTCAGGCTTCGTTCTGGAGCTGGAGTGGCTGGGGGTTGGCTGCAGGCAGCCCTCAAGGCCTTTTAAATTATCTGTGTTTATGGCTAAATATAAGTTCCTCAAAACTCTTCGTACAACACTCACAGATGTATGTATATCTAGCATCTCTGTATAAATACTACACTGTATTACGGAGTCGTTAGCTTGAAGCATGGAAATGTTTAATGGCTTTTCCTTGGCGATGGGGTCTTTAAAGGCAattgcaaatattattttaacgAGGAGATTTATGCAGTGCCTAAAATATGTTTCTGGTTTGCAGGTCAAACTATGTCCATGCCGATGCTCCTGGCAGCCCGGAGCCGCCGCGGATCCCGCTGACGGCAATGTAGAGGCGGCATCGGCAGAGCCTGAGAAGCCCTGCAGCATGGAGGAGCTTTACAAGGATGCCCCGAACCTGCCCATGGATGTCACCAACTCGCCCTCAGCGATGGCCAACAACAAGCTGGAGAACGGAGTGGCCCAGCTGATCACAGCAGAGGCCTGGAACATCAACTCAGCCGACTTGATGAAGAAAGCCCTGTCCCCACTGGTGACCGTCCCTGCGCCCTCCATCCTGACGCCACCAGCCGAGTCACAGAGCGGGGTGGCCCTGAAGGTGGCAGCCACCGTGCTGCAGCCCATCTGCCTGGGGGACAGCCCAGTTGTCCTGCCCATCCACCTCCAGGTCGCTGGCAGTGCCGCTCCACAGATGCCGGCCACTAACGCTGCCACCCCCTACGTCATGACCACCCAGGGCCCCGTCCCGCTGCCTGTCCTCCTGGAGCAGCATGTCTTCCAGCACCTGAACTCACCCCTGGTGCTGCCTCCGGGTGCTACCTGCACCAACAGCCCCCTGCACACAGGCCTCTTCCCCGGCGCTGCTGCCCCCGTTGGGCAACCTCAGCTCCTGGACCCCAAGCCCTCTGGCCAAGCCCAGGAGCCCGTCCTGCCCTCCGTCTTTCAGACGCCGGGGTTTGCCGCTGTCCTTCAGGACCTGTTCCCATCACAGGGTGCCCTGGGCTCCAacccctgccagcccccacCCGACTACGctgccctcccaccccaggCCTTCACCTCACCCCTCTCCCCACTGGTGCCCCCCGCCACGCTCCTGGTGCCCTACCCTGTCATCGtgcccctgcctgtccctgtccccatccccatccccgtCCCCATCCCCGTGCCCCATGGCGCTGAGGCTAAGGCAGCTCCTGACCCACCCAAGCCACCTCTCTTCACTCCCAACTCCTGCAAGGGGACACAGACCcccatggagaaggaggagacGAAGCCCTTCGACCTCCTCCAC from Heliangelus exortis chromosome 1, bHelExo1.hap1, whole genome shotgun sequence harbors:
- the RAI2 gene encoding retinoic acid-induced protein 2 isoform X2 gives rise to the protein MEELYKDAPNLPMDVTNSPSAMANNKLENGVAQLITAEAWNINSADLMKKALSPLVTVPAPSILTPPAESQSGVALKVAATVLQPICLGDSPVVLPIHLQVAGSAAPQMPATNAATPYVMTTQGPVPLPVLLEQHVFQHLNSPLVLPPGATCTNSPLHTGLFPGAAAPVGQPQLLDPKPSGQAQEPVLPSVFQTPGFAAVLQDLFPSQGALGSNPCQPPPDYAALPPQAFTSPLSPLVPPATLLVPYPVIVPLPVPVPIPIPVPIPVPHGAEAKAAPDPPKPPLFTPNSCKGTQTPMEKEETKPFDLLHPREFPQLSRHTVIKMGGENEALDLSMKGSPAPRASEALPPPPPPPEDGALDLSLASCRKPGGPLGEAAGAVPTATEAGIHPTPDKLPVPAASFASCKPQEVSGKTEGRGAGGGPAELLRQPQKWLVEQAGRAGCEPKAGNNIEIVSTSQTAKVIVSVKDAVPTIFCGKIKGLSGVSTKNFSFKRDLPQDSVLQCYDVKSPPEPRDSAEALRKPVKNRSVKLKKMNSPEIHILPIKKQRLAAFFPRK
- the RAI2 gene encoding retinoic acid-induced protein 2 isoform X1, yielding MLPCRGRQEIPSNNAEVKLCPCRCSWQPGAAADPADGNVEAASAEPEKPCSMEELYKDAPNLPMDVTNSPSAMANNKLENGVAQLITAEAWNINSADLMKKALSPLVTVPAPSILTPPAESQSGVALKVAATVLQPICLGDSPVVLPIHLQVAGSAAPQMPATNAATPYVMTTQGPVPLPVLLEQHVFQHLNSPLVLPPGATCTNSPLHTGLFPGAAAPVGQPQLLDPKPSGQAQEPVLPSVFQTPGFAAVLQDLFPSQGALGSNPCQPPPDYAALPPQAFTSPLSPLVPPATLLVPYPVIVPLPVPVPIPIPVPIPVPHGAEAKAAPDPPKPPLFTPNSCKGTQTPMEKEETKPFDLLHPREFPQLSRHTVIKMGGENEALDLSMKGSPAPRASEALPPPPPPPEDGALDLSLASCRKPGGPLGEAAGAVPTATEAGIHPTPDKLPVPAASFASCKPQEVSGKTEGRGAGGGPAELLRQPQKWLVEQAGRAGCEPKAGNNIEIVSTSQTAKVIVSVKDAVPTIFCGKIKGLSGVSTKNFSFKRDLPQDSVLQCYDVKSPPEPRDSAEALRKPVKNRSVKLKKMNSPEIHILPIKKQRLAAFFPRK